TTACCTCGCCATTAGCATCCCGGATCCGGCTATTGAACTCCTTGCCCTCCAGTATGAGGAAGTCGTCGGTGGGCTTGAGGATGCCGCACTTGACCGCGATGGAGCGCGCCGTGTTCACGTTGTCGCCCGTCACCATGCGCACCGTGATGCCCGCCTTCTGGCACTTCCTGATCGCTTCTGGTACCtagcaaacaaataaaaagactTTAGTATATGATAGTGATATATTTAAGTGGGTATAAAGGTTtctgacataaaaaaataggtatacAGAAATAAAAGTGGTGATAAtgaagaaaaatacaaaaaaagtgtGTCTATCTAATAATTCAAATTGATTTCAGCGCAAATATCCATGTTCAAATTACTATTTAGGAgtgtatatttaaacaatatttgttatttaagtgtttaaaaaacatctgaGCGTATACGTACGAACATGCACGTATACGTACGATAAAATGTCATAGAAGAAATATTGATGAATACAAGTTACAAAACAAGGGTAAATTTAGTGGTATTctagaatatataatattatattaggtttGTACTTACTTCTGGTCTGACAGGATCTTCAATGCCGACAACGCAGAGGCAGGTCAAGTTGTTCACGATGTTATCCTCGTCTTCCCAATTCGGTTCCTGGTCTATATGCACCTGgacaatacaaaattatacattagCATAACATTTACTACTAAGTTCTAAAGTGATGTAAAATAGAGGAAatgagtaattattataatgaaacgacaatatatgtattttaaacatatcAATTGAATATATTTGTTCGAAAATTATAGTTATGATTGTCACAAAAGTGACTTATTGTAGAAAGTACGAAAAGCGAGACAGTTATTCCTTTATAGAAATGCACTTCATCACATTTTTCAGCCATATTTTTCAGCAGTTTAGCATCTTATACGTTGTTCTTACCTGGTTGATCTCAGCCTTGCCGGGCACAAAGTCCCTGTAGGCGACGGAGATGGTCCTAAGCCCGTCGCAGGCCATAGGTTCGATGACCTGTCGTACCAAGCGCTCTTGCATGTCGCGCGTGAACTTCTCCAAGCGACCTTCGTGTCCGTAGATGAATGCACATCTGTTGGGAAGGCAAAAATTGGTTAGAAAAGTCACTTTATTTTTTGCGAAGAATAGTCTTTACGTGAAAGGCCGTGGTAGTGATTGAAATTAGCCTTTTCCTTCATAAAGAATAATCGAAAATGACGGTTTCagtaagataacaatcgttaaacTAAGTTATAAGTCAATAGCCTGGCTGATGATAGGCAAAAGTATTCTCCACGATTACCTTTCtagttaattttgaattattttatttttctttttactttatcAAAGCGTCTCAAGCCGAAAAAGAGCCCTATGATTTAGGAATTACTTTTTCACTTAACCAGGCATTTTTTCTCAGTAATACTGAAATTTCATTATCAAAATAGTAAATGAAACTTACTTCTTCAAAACAATTTCGGAAGCCCCCTTGGTGTAGAGGCGGTAGCCGCCCTTGTAGGGGATGACGGTGGACATGCTCTTGCGCACGGAGTTGAAGGTGTAGACGCGCGTGAACGACTCCTCGGGGTGCTTCTCCCGCACGTGGTCGTAGCTCTGGCCCAGCGCCACCACGAACCCGAGCAGCGCGCACTCCGTCTTGTTGCCCACCTGCATGGGCGGCCCGGTCGGGTCTTGAGACGGCTGTGGGGggaatatttatgttattggaTGGACTAATTTAAAGTGGCTCTGTACTGATATGCTATCAATAGTAATAGACACGTATAGAAGacaattaagtacttatttgacacaaaaacatttagattttttttaaggtatttttagGTAAACTGTGAGTGTTCAGACAGTCAACTAATTATAACCATAAGTAACAACATTGGCCCTAcaacaatccatactaatattataaatgcgaaagtaactctgtctgtctgtctgtctgtctgtctgctactcaatcacgtctaaactactgaaccaatttgcatgaaatttggcatggagatattttgatacccgagaaaggacataggctactttttaccccgggaaaatgacgcatttcccgggaaaattcagaaaattcaacgaagtcgcgaaatatcaatattttaatgacattgaattaacaaaattccgttgccatggcaactgttttaatggcggatatgccttagcgcgacttcgttatactaagagatataaataattttgagaatatttttcgtgaaaaaaaaagcatattttatcacgctacgaccaataggagcagagtacctaacagtaaaaagtgttacaaaaacatggaaaattctgacccattctctcttatgtgacgcaagcgaagttgcgcgggtcagctagtaaaaaatatatctgtatCTCACGACTAACAACCAAAAAAATTTTAGACGCAAAAGatgaaataatttcaatctTCTCGAGCCAATGCGAAAGTTATGCTTTCATAGCTAAAACAAtgaacaaattttcaaattttgcaTAGATTTACAAcacggtttttttttttaatatgtaaacTCACCATAATCCTAGATGTGAAAGCACTGTTGACGGAGATACCCTCGACCATGGTCTCGGCGACGTCCTGCGGTATATCGCGGTAGTTGGGCGTGACCTTGCACAGCTTCTCGCAGATGTAGGACTGCACCACCGTCATGCGGTTGGTGGTGAGCGTGCCCGTCTTGTCCGAGCAGATGGCGGTGGCGTTGCCCATGGTCTCGCACGCGTCCAAGTGACGGACCAAGTTGTTGTCTTTCATCATTTTCTGAAAGAGAATTGTAAATTAGATGGTTGTTTTATTGAAGTTGTATTGCAGGTATATGTCgttaagaattaaattatttatgtatttgactCTATtgctaaaatacattttagtttggCCTGAAGTTTGAGTAAGCTAGTAAGACCATAAGTCGTATATCAAGAAAAGGAAATTAACATGTAATCAATTATATCTTTCTACCGAAAAATATTGGTTTCAAATTGTTATATACtaagcaaataaataacagaGTACTTGTTTCTTTGTCATGAATTTAATATAGTATTCAGACATATGCATGCTCGAGTATATAAGGGCTATTAGCTATTACTTTCCAGTAAAAAACAAACTACATTTAGAAAGTAAAGTTATATCGTAGTCATACCTTGACAGAGTAAGCGAGTGAGAGAGTAACAGCGAGCGGCAAGCCCTCGGGCACTGCGACCACGAGCACGGTCACACCGATGATGAGGTGCTTCACCAGGTTGTTGATGTACGTGGCCTTCCACACCTTGCCCTGGATCACGAACGTCTGCACGCAGAAGTTGATCACGAGGATGATCACCGTCAGCACGGCGATCGTTGAACCCGCGTAACCGATCTGTGGATGggaaaagtatattaattaatgtatactGGTTCAAAGCTTAGTTTCTAAAAAGATGTTAGTATAGCAGTGAATGtcttttcagtagttttagaaAAGGGTCATTAGATTGAGAATATGTggtaaaaagtaaacaattgtGAAACATAGTATTCTGATAGAAGTATGCTCGGGAAAACCTTTTTGCCAATTTGTTATTGGTGGTATTATATTGGTCAAAttctcatacatttattgaagtaaaaatataagtttccAAACAGTTGAGTTTCTTTGTTTAACGCTACTTTGGCCTTTATTTACTTTAGATTTGTGAACAGAAGATGAACGAAAATCGTTGCACCAATGATGTTTTTCagataataaacataacaataaaatatatttcgaagAAATTCTTTTAGTAGTTGATgatgattttgatgatttttcttACCTGTATAGCCAGCTTAGTAAGCTTAGCTTGTAGCACAGACTTCTCCTTCTTGTGCGAGGTCTCGGCGGCGGCGGGCTTGTCGCCGGACGGCGCCACGTGGTTGTCGTCGGGCCGCGCGTGGTTGGCGCCGTGGCTGTTGCCGGACGCCGGCAGGGTCGCGTCTTCGTCACCTAGTTACGTGGGATATTGTCACTTCATGGTTTGTAAAGAGATGGTATTGGGTTTAATGTTTGCCAATGGTTTTGATACAGCCGGGAATTAAGTGTTTTTGTTCAGAATATTGTCCAATTCGAGCGAGGCAGTGTGTATAAAATAAGTCAGTGGattaattatttaagaccattttgttattaaagagAAAGTTTGGTTTCAACCAATAAAggttaaaagttaattaatacgaTGTAAGAGGTGCTTTCATAGCCTTTTCTaagataagtaattataatgGGTATATGTTAATAAACACTTAATTCAAGGCTGCACTAAAATATcgaaaaatttggaaaaaacaATCAACTTGTgactaacaaataatttacttgaacaaaaatattacttttatttactttactttaacaaaaacaacaagtgctataactttataaaaatatagggtgttgcttttttatcaaatttcaaAACTATCTACGTATTCGTTTACATAccttaatatattaatattagaagTGTATTATTCTAAAATTTACACTATGTTAATAGAAACACTACTATTTTAAGTGTTACTAGGGAAGAATGCAAAGATCTAAGATGCTGTTATGTGAAAAtgataaatgtaaattatttactttgaaaattttagttttaacttttatatataagaaaatTAGTAACGTTTTTTAATCTATAGTATCGCTGCTATATGAAATACTACGTTTTATTGACTAGTAGTGCCTTAGACTAGTAGTATGTTTTAGTCGAGTACACTTAAGGACAGATTATTGTACCCAGCCCAAACAGGTAAGCTTGGAAGCCACAAAACTAAGCACCATCACCACTTATAATAGGACACAAAGTACGCTGACACAGTTTATGACAAAATCACATGAAAAAGAGAATTTTATAGTAATTGAGCAATATCAGAAAATACGAATGATATTGAGTGTTTTCTGCAATTTAAGTAGAAGCCTGTAATAAAGATTAATTAGTCCTATAATTTTTTAATCTACAACTAACATTCTATACTTCTACACGATTTTTTGTTACTCTTCAACTAAGCGATTTTGTGAGATAATGCGTTCAGAATACTtcgtgtatatttatattaggtttATATTTCTGGCCCTGAGTGTACCAAGGGTATTCTTTAAAGCGGGGCATAGCAAAGGAGGATACTTACCGGACAAGCTCTTGCGCTGAGTTCCTTTGCGTTGCTGCTTTTTAGCTTCTACTCGTATCAATATCCGATATccattgataattttattttaaagcatacacatttataaacaatgattggataatttattgtttttacaccATGCAGTCAACACGACAGATACACGATGCATGTTTCATATGTGTATGTTtatttagatattgtttttatgtattttttattttattttattgttgttcgGCGACATGGAGGTGGGCGTGCAGCAGGCCGGGGTCGGGGGTGGAGAAAAAAAAGTTGGATGTCATTGAACGGATCACACTATATGTTTGGTTGTGGTACTAAATCTAAAGGGAATCATGTCATGTTGTTTAAGCATTTGAAGGAGCACTATGGTTAAAATATCAACTAAGTAAGcactaacattttatttacaatggttgaattttatgagttttattgGTGGTTCATTTTCTCGGCCTCAATTGCTTAAACATAGCGACTAAATTGCATTTACAAATGTATGCTTTAaggataattttaataacatttttttatggttcTTGAAaggagattatttttttttattgcgacTGAATAATTTATGGGCATATTTAGACATCGAACGAACATAGAATCACTTTGGAATATATCATGCTCCCACAAAACATGTCAGGCTATTAGTCAAACATAGAACATATACGAACAACGTTTAACAAAACTGAATCAACACGACACTGAACCcaagacaaaaacaaaaaaataaaaattttgaaatcATTCACGTCaccaataaacaaaataatctcgATTTACTAATGAAATTGGTAAAAAAATCGTTGAAGTAGATACATTTTTGgccaaacatatatttttttaccaatttcaagattttatttttttcatccCTTTCGGGAGGGGGAGTGCGGTGGCTTGATGACAAGGGGAGGGGGTAATTCATACGTCACTGGTTACACTAATGTATGCACCAAGCATCGGGCGTACTGTGCTCATTTAGCTAAGCCAAAAGTAGCTTTATCGCATTGCGTTAAGTTATAAATTCGTTAAGCGTATTGAAGCGTGTTTGTCTAAATGAGCATAGTATGACAACGCTAACTATTTGCGGGGTATTGCTAAAGGACAGTCTTTCTGATGACCACAAATATCACTCTTGGACAACACTACATAAAGTCGAAATTTCTTTGCGCGAGGAATTTCGACTACAGCACAATTCCCATCACCGTGGTTCATCAGTTAGGCTGTCCACAAACTAAGTAGGGGACAATATCAATAGTGCTACCGCTGTGGTCGGCATACAGTATGGGGTGTGTGACTGACCTTTCTTCATCTGCTTGATCTCCTTGTCCTGCTTCTCGACGGCCGCGCCGAGGAGAGTGAAGATGATACCAGCTTGGGAGTTCACGCCGACAGCTGTCACTAGCATTTTGCCGGAGCCTGGAATTGTTAGTTAGACGATTTGAATTGAGGTGTTTTAACGGTAAGGTTTCCTGCttctgggtaagggtctcctcccgtaatgagggaggggttagaccttgagttcaccacgctagccaagtgctaGTTGAGGAAAGAAGGCGCTTTGCGCATATATATTTCTTTCAATAGTATCTCCTTTTCGACCCATTTTAGAGCTTAATCCATACTCTTGAATTATTTCCTctcttactaaataataaatatttatcgataGAATGTAGTCGTCGGTGTTTTTGCTCTAAGAAACATTACATTTCGCCGTTGCTAAGGGCGTATTCACtttctatataattatacatttcaatTGCTTTATATCTCCCATTACACTCTTCACATTTGGCGTATGTACATACCTTCCATGACGTGAGTACCGGATAGCACCATGGGATCGAATGATTCACCCTTCTTGACATGGTCCGATTCACCCGTCAGTGAGGATTCGTCGATCTggaatatacaatatacaatataatctatactaatattataaagctgaagagtttgtttgtttgtttgtttgtttgaacgtgctaatctcaggaacaactggtcggatttgaaaaattatttcagtgttagatagaccattaattgaggaaggctttaggctatataacatcacgctacggccataaggagcggagtagcaacggaaaatgttacaaaaacggggaaaattatgacccattctctcttatgtgacgcaagcgaagttgcgcgggtgagcttgtatacaatatactttattaataaaacaaacagtttttatttaggTTAATTAGTGGTTAGAAGGAAAACCCTTTCATTCGTATTTTTTccttcataatttattactttaacctaataataactatattcgcttagcctttgttccaaactatgttggagtcggcttccagtctcaccggatgtagctggataccagtgttttacatggagcgactgcctatctgacctccacaacccagttacttaggtattaacacgatactcttcggtaagactggttgtcagactttcaagcttctgactactgttaacgactgtcaaagatcttcgaaaatgacagccgggacccacaatttaacgtgccttccgaaacacggaggaactcgatatgtataagatggtcacccatccacggaacaacctcggcaagcgtagcttaacctcagagatcgatccgtgcggctgttgtaaactaaccTAATAATAACTAATGGCCTATATTTGtcaaaggcttttttttaatgctttggtgttatttttttcctttaatcCTCATTGTTGTAATGTAACAATTATTAAAGGGATCGTGAGCAGTTTTTGAAAGAGTCTTAATCAGAGCCCCGTAGTATAATGTTATCGGTCTTAGACCtatcaaacattttcaaaaattgcAAGCAAAATAGGTAACTGAAGGTAAAAGTATTTCGGTATCTAATCTAcctaaatgtttatatttaacacATAGCTCTAAACCAGTAATATTCAGTACATAAGGAATATTTAATATGCAAAtatagaattaataattatcacGCTAACTACACACAATCATCATAAAACACTGCagtatttattatcaaaaattacataacataattttttaacaaacaaaatccGTTCGTTCAAATAGATGATAAAATTGTCgcaaatagttattatatttatcataatgCTTTATTGCTATCTTACGGGCCGCGCTTATCGGCACAATCTAGACTTGAAATGACGCAAATCACCACAATTATACCTTATCTTGAAAGTATGCTTGATAGGATATCTAGGTAATTTGGTTTCGATTTGCCTAAATATGCTGTGTTGGACATTGAGCCTGTGTTTGGATGGAAACAAAGAATGCGAGAATCAAAATAACTACGGATTTGGAATTAGTCACTAAACATACGTatgtacataagtacataaaatcgcgccttcttcccataggggtacgCAGAGACCAGagataagtttaaaataaaggacatttgtaaggatcgtaccaagtggcgttctctggttttTACCTACCTCTAACATATTTAgagtatgaataaatatatttatgctaacacaaattttgtatattttctttaataggtATAGTTCGTGTAGTAGCGATTGAACTGTCACTATCGGATAAaattgacaattttattatacttagtaaAACTAGATGAAGGAAAAAATCTAATCTGACATGTCCATGGTCCAGAATGAAAGTCTGTATAATAATCCTAAAACTACGTGCCTTCAAATCACAAGATCTCATCTAATAATTGTCCTATAAGATTTTTACGATACTAAAAAATCGAGTTATTCCattcggatccccaatactgataccctagtatttttaaattattttctattccggtctgatcccctgactgtctattatcacatttttaggacagtcaataacaaaatatgtatacaggttctattagattatgttatagaattaatatattatatatttttattaatctcatctctatacattttgacccagaaatctccaaatctttcttagtatttcaggaacatgcagtctatttagatttattcatttctttggcTAGCTCAACAGTtgaatcctatttatttatttgttttattttttttacccattactgtcccgctgcagggcaagggtctcctccgaaacgaggggaggggttaggtcttgagtccaccacgctggccgagtacaggttaggggacgttgcatgccctcaataaatgtattaaacaaattttaggcttgcaaggtttcctcacgatgttttccttcaccgtaagagcaagtgataattatttctggcaTCGTTGCGGCAAAGTCTGaagcttttgtaatatatttacctgcGAAATAGGCTGTTGGTGTGTGAATGTATTGTCTATTGGTTCCAAAGTAACCAATCATTGATGAGTTAAGTTCGTGATGTCGTTCTGAGAAATCGGTTATTAATGAGACTGTATTAGTCTTGTTTCTACACTGAATATGAttactgttataatgttatataggtagtacttctatttcaaaagaccaaataatataaatctgcgatgattgtaactcgaatcagtttttatttctataaataaaaactgactcGATACTTTATGAGGCTTTTTACCCATAGATGAAACTAATGTGTATCGATAGGATTATAAACCCTAAGTTATATACTGAAGTCCGTCaactttttgagatatttaatgtaatacctacacttaaaaatgtataaaaataccatatttttactaaaacttttttgtatgagactcacaaaaactcaaaaatggcacaggtcactctttttttttaaactgattttgatcagcgtctcttaaaataacccaacagtaatcgactaacaaacgtttatatccaaaaacctttgaacttctctttacaatttttttttataaagtagtgaataacatctgttttttattgactgtacttatccattaaatataggaaggggatcagaccggaattaaaaaataatattaattggtagtggatcggtttgggggatcagaccggaataactcaaaaaatccttttaatgAGTCATTCTAATGAATTATCTCGCATATCAAGGAGTGTCTATAAATGCCGTCACGTATCTATGTGCTCAACTATGGTGAAATAGACACACCCAAACTGGTTTAAGACTATAAAATACGAAAGACGACATAATATGTAGATAGGACCTTGATTATAATTACTTTGACGTTTAGCAACTGGCAAAATTatcttgattttatttgttgtgtaaTAAAACTGCGCGTTTTTAGTGAAATGTTTCGCTTCTGATTGAACGTAGACTACCTGACACGAGTCACAAAGAggcagatttttttgtttaaaaagtgtCATACTTTATTTTTCAGGGTCAGCTAACTACCTTCAAGCTAAATTGCATCAAAATCTGTGTGGTGATTTAGTCGAAAGCGTACCAAACGTACTTTCGACTTtaccatctatactaatattataaagctgaagagtttgtttgtttgattctttgcttgtttgtttgtttgtttgattctttgcttgtttgtttgaacgcgctaatctcaggaactactggtccgatttgaaaaattgtttcagtgttgtgtagtccatttatcgaggaaggttttaggctatataacttcacgctacggccattatgAGCAGAGtggcaacgaaaaatgttacaaaaacggagaaaattctctcttatgtgacgcaagcgaagttgcgcgggtcagctagttagtaaaTATGTCTGGATATACAACCCTTCGAGACACAAAGTAAactaaaaatctataaataaaataaattaaaaaaatgtaaatacactACAGGTTGGCGATAACCCAGTGAGGCTTATCAGTGTTTGATCGCTAAGGCATTCGTTTATCAATTGACGCACGTTGTATCAATACGATATCAGTGCAAATATACATGACGGTGTACGGTGTACGTTGCGAAAGGGACGTCTGTCATATGagatgtttaaataaatgtttggttatgtcatttttgtttgttttattagtaaTGGCGCAGTTATTGTTTTGTAGGTGAAGGAAACTATTGTCTTCGAATATATTTTCGCAGTAAGAaatttgtgaaattaaaaaGGAGATTTAATATCAAAGTTACCTACATCGTATTTAGAACTAAAATCGCTAAAGCACATTTTTATAACACCCTAATGAGAAAGATAATTTCAAAGGAGTGAACCAAGCATTAAGTTTCGAGATAGTCACTTTGAAAGACATCTTTAGTATATCTAGCTAGCTTACACAGACGGTCtcaatgtttgaaaaatacctAGGACGAAACAATAAATACTGCCTAGTAACCTAGTTCctgtcttaattttattttagagattatattgtatataaacTAGCTGCACATATTGTTAAactattattcataaaatattaaataaagttttagtcTCGTACCTTCAAGTCATTGCTCTGCAGCAGTATACCGTCAGCGGGCAGCAGGTCACCGTATTTTATCTGGCAGATATCTCCCACGACTATGTCGCTGATAGGTATCTGCTTCACTTCCGAGCTCCGGATAACAGCGAACTTGTGCTCGCCTTCTATCCGTGACTGCAGCCCTCTGGAAATTAACACAAGTTATGATTAGAATACACTGTAAAAAAGATCTTAAATGCATTTGTTTAAGTTTCAATTTGCTGTAccaatcaatatttatttatagaagaagAATTTCGGATAAATCAACCTTAATTTAAGGGAAACAGTAGTGTATTACATCAGaatattatctattaattttagCCCAGAAATAATATTTGCGATAGCAACCAAAAGGTACTCAGGGAGGCAAGAAGACGTAAAGCGTAAATTTAACATtggaaattgtaaaaatatgctACTAAAGTGTCTAATATTAATAggtatagtattaaaaaaatatgtttttctcaCCTGAATTGCCTTTCTTTCGTATAATCGTTGAACGCTGTTACTATAACGACGACTATCACTGATATAAGGATTGCCAGACCTTCGATCCATTGGTAATGCCCTTCCTCTTCGTCAAGATGTGCTGGAATATATGAAATTTACGATATTAATATACTAACTACAGGAGAAGATAGTTTAGTACGAAATACTGCTGTTCTAAATACACTACACGTATATGGTTATAGAGGTTCGACGGCGTAAAGAACGTTTTCACACAGGACGTTTTTTTGACACGTATTTCTAATTTCCTTACCTTTttctataacatttaaaaagttgTTATAGAAGCGTAGGAAAATTAGTGTATGTGCCGAAATATCGACCCGTGTGAACCCGTTCTAAAGATTTTTACtacgaaataatgtttttttctaagGGTGTTGTTTTAA
This Anticarsia gemmatalis isolate Benzon Research Colony breed Stoneville strain chromosome 25, ilAntGemm2 primary, whole genome shotgun sequence DNA region includes the following protein-coding sequences:
- the PMCA gene encoding plasma membrane calcium-transporting ATPase 3 isoform X3; the protein is MATVEGRPAQYGVTLRQLRELMESRGAEGLAKINALGGPQEICKKLYTSSTDGLSGSRADMQHRREVFGSNLIPPKPPKTFLTLVWEALQDVTLIILEVAAVVSLGLSFYKPSDDPTDIAHLDEEEGHYQWIEGLAILISVIVVVIVTAFNDYTKERQFRGLQSRIEGEHKFAVIRSSEVKQIPISDIVVGDICQIKYGDLLPADGILLQSNDLKIDESSLTGESDHVKKGESFDPMVLSGTHVMEGSGKMLVTAVGVNSQAGIIFTLLGAAVEKQDKEIKQMKKEAKKQQRKGTQRKSLSGDEDATLPASGNSHGANHARPDDNHVAPSGDKPAAAETSHKKEKSVLQAKLTKLAIQIGYAGSTIAVLTVIILVINFCVQTFVIQGKVWKATYINNLVKHLIIGVTVLVVAVPEGLPLAVTLSLAYSVKKMMKDNNLVRHLDACETMGNATAICSDKTGTLTTNRMTVVQSYICEKLCKVTPNYRDIPQDVAETMVEGISVNSAFTSRIMPSQDPTGPPMQVGNKTECALLGFVVALGQSYDHVREKHPEESFTRVYTFNSVRKSMSTVIPYKGGYRLYTKGASEIVLKKCAFIYGHEGRLEKFTRDMQERLVRQVIEPMACDGLRTISVAYRDFVPGKAEINQVHIDQEPNWEDEDNIVNNLTCLCVVGIEDPVRPEVPEAIRKCQKAGITVRMVTGDNVNTARSIAVKCGILKPTDDFLILEGKEFNSRIRDANGEVQQHLIDKVWPKLRVLARSSPTDKYTLVKGMIESKAFDTREVVAVTGDGTNDGPALKKADVGFAMGIAGTDVAKEASDIILTDDNFSSIVKAVMWGRNVYDSIAKFLQFQLTVNVVAVIVAFIGACAIQDSPLKAVQMLWVNLIMDTLASLALATEMPTPDLLQRKPYGRTKPLISRTMMKNILGQAIYQLVVIFSLLFAGDKLLNIPSGRGQQLVAEPSQHFTIIFNTFVMMTLFNEINARKIHGQRNVFQGLFTNPIFYSIWIGTALSQVVIIQFGGMAFSTAGLSIDQWLWCLLFGAGTLVWGQLVTTVPTRKIPKRLSWGRGQPDPETIQPGPDYDADLDKKPRAGQILWIRGLTRLQTQIRVVNAFRQGLDSRGSLADAALAEALRKQTALSKRFSHSSSIDYADAARDTLAPHDIDVERLSSHSHTETAV
- the PMCA gene encoding plasma membrane calcium-transporting ATPase 3 isoform X5, whose translation is MATVEGRPAQYGVTLRQLRELMESRGAEGLAKINALGGPQEICKKLYTSSTDGLSGSRADMQHRREVFGSNLIPPKPPKTFLTLVWEALQDVTLIILEVAAVVSLGLSFYKPSDDPTDIAHLDEEEGHYQWIEGLAILISVIVVVIVTAFNDYTKERQFRGLQSRIEGEHKFAVIRSSEVKQIPISDIVVGDICQIKYGDLLPADGILLQSNDLKIDESSLTGESDHVKKGESFDPMVLSGTHVMEGSGKMLVTAVGVNSQAGIIFTLLGAAVEKQDKEIKQMKKEAKKQQRKGTQRKSLSGDEDATLPASGNSHGANHARPDDNHVAPSGDKPAAAETSHKKEKSVLQAKLTKLAIQIGYAGSTIAVLTVIILVINFCVQTFVIQGKVWKATYINNLVKHLIIGVTVLVVAVPEGLPLAVTLSLAYSVKKMMKDNNLVRHLDACETMGNATAICSDKTGTLTTNRMTVVQSYICEKLCKVTPNYRDIPQDVAETMVEGISVNSAFTSRIMPSQDPTGPPMQVGNKTECALLGFVVALGQSYDHVREKHPEESFTRVYTFNSVRKSMSTVIPYKGGYRLYTKGASEIVLKKCAFIYGHEGRLEKFTRDMQERLVRQVIEPMACDGLRTISVAYRDFVPGKAEINQVHIDQEPNWEDEDNIVNNLTCLCVVGIEDPVRPEVPEAIRKCQKAGITVRMVTGDNVNTARSIAVKCGILKPTDDFLILEGKEFNSRIRDANGEVQQHLIDKVWPKLRVLARSSPTDKYTLVKGMIESKAFDTREVVAVTGDGTNDGPALKKADVGFAMGIAGTDVAKEASDIILTDDNFSSIVKAVMWGRNVYDSIAKFLQFQLTVNVVAVIVAFIGACAIQDSPLKAVQMLWVNLIMDTLASLALATEMPTPDLLQRKPYGRTKPLISRTMMKNILGQAIYQLVVIFSLLFAGDKLLNIPSGRGQQLVAEPSQHFTIIFNTFVMMTLFNEINARKIHGQRNVFQGLFTNPIFYSIWIGTALSQVVIIQFGGMAFSTAGLSIDQWLWCLLFGAGTLVWGQLVTTVPTRKIPKRLSWGRGQPDPETIQPGPDYDADLDKKPRAGQILWIRGLTRLQTQQKADILAGRRIFVNNYLAEHRRISVQSGGSSLPALSPVSHQSDE